In Bradyrhizobium symbiodeficiens, the genomic stretch ATCCGATCCGTTTGGCGATTGTCTGCCAGCTCGCCCAGCAGGAACGTGTCAGCAGTGAGCTCTGCTGCGGCGATTTCTACAGCCTCGCCGGCAAGTCCAACCTTGCCTACCATTTCGCCAAGCTGCGCGAATGCGGCCTGATGCTGACGCGCGTGGCCGGCACCAACCGCTTCATGCGGCTGCGCCGCGAGGATCTGGACGCGCGTTTTCCCGGCCTGCTCGATGCGGTGATCAAGTCCGCGAGCAAGGATTCCGAGCGGCTGCTGCTGTCGACGGAGGGCGAGGTGATTGAGGCGGGTTGAGGTTTGCGCGGGCGGTCCGTCTACGCTTCCGCTGCGCTCCAGCTACGCCGGACACGCTTCGCCCCTTCGGGTCAAGCGTGGCTGCGTCACGCGTAGCCCCGAAGGGGCGAAGCGTGGAGACCCGGCCTGGATTTGAACCAGGATGAAGAGCGTTGCACCGCCCTCGCGTAGACGCTTCCGCCACCGGGCCGCGGCGATCATGTCCGATTGCAGTGCGATAAGCCACAACGGCTAATTGTTATGCTTAACGAACCAGAGGCGGTCGCGCGATGAAGGTCATGCGCCAGCGATTATGGCCGATATTGGTATGGGCGCGCTGGACCGCGAACCCGGCTGCTTTCAGCCTGGCGGTGATCTCCTCCTCGCTGTAGCGCTGCAGCCCGATGCGCGTGCGCAGATGACGATAATCGGACAGCGCGGTGCTGATCAGCCCGACCAGCGCGTCCTTCAGGAAACCGTGGCGCAGGCCGAAGCCGAGCAGCGCCATGACGTCCCTGAACATGCCGACATTGGGCTGGAGGATGTCGCCGAGCACCAGCTTGCCGGAAGGCGTCAGCAATCGCCTGATGTTGCGGAGCGCGGCATCGAGCTCGTCCGGCGCCATGTATTGCGCGACCGAGTTCATCACGACGAGGTCGATCGACTGGTCCTGCATCTTGCGGACGTCGTCGAGCGAGCGGACGCGGATTTTCGTGTTCGGGGCAAACCGCGCGATCAGCCGGCCGCGCACGCCGGGTGCGGGCTCGGCGAGGATCAGCTTGTCGCAAGCCGATGCCACCTGGCTCGCCGACAGCGCTTCGCCGCAGGCATAGTCCAGCACCGTCGCCTCCGGCGAGGAGATGTAGCCGATGATGTCCCGCGCGATGATCTGGAAGTGCAAGTCGCGATGCAGCTTGCTGACATAGATCGTGTGCGTCGAGTCGTAATAATCGATCCAATCGTCCATGGTATCCCGCCCGGCGGTTCCTATCTTGGAACCGCGCTGCCCGCCTTGCGTTAGGGGTGCGACGGCGCGCCGTCAATGTCCGCGTCCTAACAGGAAGGTCCCCCGTGAGCAAAACCAGCAACAAGATCTCGCCCGATCTCGATACCCCCACCGATTTGTCGCCCGACGGGGTCAAGAAGGTCTCGGAGGCGCTCAACGTGCTTCTGGCCGACGCGTTTGCGCTGTATCTGAAGACCAAGAATTTCCACTGGCACGTCAGCGGCCGGCACTTCCGCGACTACCATCTGCTGCTCGACGAGCAGTCCGATCAGATCTTCGCCACCACCGACCAGCTCGCCGAGCGCGTCCGCAAGATCGGCGGCACCACGCTGAAGTCGATCGGCCAGGTCGCAAAGCTCCAGACCATCAAGGACAATAACGAGGACTACGTCCCGCCGCGCGAGATGCTGCGCGAGCTGATGCAGGACAACAAGCATGTCGCCGCCGCGATGCGCAAGGCGCACGACGTCTGCGACAAGGCCGAAGACGTGGCGAGCGCCAGCCTGCTCGAGAATTTCATCGACGAGACCGAGCGCCGGACGTGGTTTCTGTTCGAGGCGACGCGTCAGGAAGGCGGCAACGAGGCGTAGCCCGGCTCGCGTAGGGTGGGCAAAGGCGCTCTTCGCGCGCCGTGCCCACCATCTCTCTCGATCGCAAAAAAAATTCGTGGGCACGCTCCGCTTTGCCCACCCTACGGCACCATTGTCTTGGCTACCGCCACAGCCGCATCAACCCCCATCCGTGCCCGTCACCGGATCGGCCGGCGGCATCGCGACCTCTGGAATCGTCTTCAGCGCCTTGGCGTGGTTCTCCGGCGTTGCGCGCGTGATCTCCATCTTGCTGCCCGGCGGGTAGGCGCCGATCACGCAGAAATCGTCGCTCGCCCTGATGCATTGATGTCCGGTGCCGGCGGGCAGGATCGCGACATCACCCGCCTTGATCTCGAGCTCCTGGCCGTGGTCGCCGCCGAAGCGGACGCGAGCACTGCCGCGCGCGACGCCGAGCACCTCGTGAACCGTCGCGTGGTAGTGCAGATAGTCGTAGACGCCGTTGCGCCACGTGCCGCCCCAGCCGTTCGCCGCGAACAGATCTTCGATGGTCTCTTCAGGTCGTGCGGGATCGAGCTTCACCGCGTCCTGATAGACCAGGAAGGGAAGGATGTTGTTCGGCACGAGCCCGTCGTCTTCGAAGACGATGGCGAGCGGCTCGGCGTTGTCTCGGACGGCGGACATGGCAGGGCTCCGGGTCACAACGGTCACGAAATAAAGACGATGCTCGCCCCGTTTGTTCCTGCGCCGGTCCGCGCGCCGGTTTGACGGAGATCAAGGCACGCGCGGCCAACGGCGGGCACGCACATCGAAGCGAAAGAAAAGGGAACGCCATGTATGCATCCGACGTTGCGCAGCGCCATTTTTCGGCGGCCGTTGCCGAGGCGGAGACTTCCGGCCTTGGGCACGAAGCCGTTTGCCGCGCTTTGCTCAGTCTCGTGATTTCGAAATATCTGGAGACGCGGTCGATCGCCGACATTCAGGCCGAGCTGCGCTTCATCGCCGAGAACTTCGATCCCGACACGGACTTCATGTTCATGCGTCCGTGACGGCGGGCCCCGGCGGATTCATCCGCCGGGAGGTCTTGCGTCTTACGCGCTCTTCTTCTGCCGCATCAGGTCCGCAAAGCGCTGGAACAGATAGTGCGAGTCGCGCGGGCCGGGTGAGGCCTCGGGGTGATATTGCACCGAGAACACCGGCTTGCCGTCGAGCTGGATGCCGCAATTGGAGCCGTCGAACAGCGAGATGTGGGTCTGCGTCGCGCCCTTCGGCAGCGTGGTCTCGTCCACGGCAAAACCGTGGTTCATCGAGGTGATCTCCACCTTGCCGGTGGTCTCGTCCTTGACGGGATGGTTGGCGCCGTGATGGCCCTGATGCATCTTCTTTGTCTTCGCGCCGACGGCGAGGCCTAGCATCTGGTGACCGAGGCAGATGCCGAAGGTCGGCGTGCCCGACTTGATGACGTCCTGGATCACGGGCACGGCATATTTGCCGGTCGCGGCCGGATCGCCCGGACCGTTGGACAGGAACACGCCATCCGGCTTCATTGCCAGAATGTCTTCGGACGAAGTCGTCGCCGGCACCACAGTCACCTTGCAGCCGACGCCGGCCAGCAGGCGCAGGATGTTGCGCTTGATGCCGTAGTCGATGGCGACGACGTTGAACTCGGCCTTGTCCTGACGGCCAAAGCCCTTGTCCCAAACCCAGGGCGTCTCGTCCCAGCTGAAGCGCTGGCCGCTCGTGACCATCGGCACGAGGTCCATGCCCTCGAGGCCCGGCCATTCGCGCGCTTCTTCCTTCAATCCATGAAGGTCGAACTCGCCGTTCCTGGCGTGCGCGATCACGGCGTTGGGCATGCCCTTTGAGCGGATCAGCGCGGTCAGTGCGCGGGTGTCGATGCCGGAGAGGCCGATGATGCCGCGGGCCTTGAGCCAGGCGTCGAGGTGCTTGGTGGCGCGATAGTTCGAGGGATCGGTGATCGCGGTGCGCAGGATCACGCCGCGTGCGCCCGGCGTCGCCGCCATGTTCACCGTCTCGATGTCTTCCTCGTTGGTACCGACATTGCCGATATGCGGGAAGGTGAAGGTGATGAGCTGGCCGGCATAGGAGGGATCGGTGAGGATCTCCTCGTAGCCGGTCATCGCGGTGTTGAAGCAGACCTCACCGACGGCGTGGCCCTCGGCGCCGAGACCGAAGCCTTCAAGCACCGTGCCGTCGGCAAGCACGAGGAGCGCGGTCGGTTTATGGTCCGGCCAGGCGGTATCGTTGTCATGTTGTGTCATGAGCGCGTTTCATAGTCCTCGCGCGGGCCGCCGTCAAAGCGGGAGAGGGCGGATTCACATGCGTTTTTGCATATTTGACAGGCCGTCCCCGGCACTTAAGCTCCGGCGCACAATTTCCGGCAAATTCCTGGGCTTGCGAGGCAATAATGGACCGGACGACCCCGATTGTGCTGGTTCCGGGGCTGGCCTCCTCGGCCCGGATCTATGCACAAATGATCCCCGCGCTGTGGCGTTTCGGACCGGTCATGGTCGCCAACCATATCCGCGACGACAGCATGGCGGCGATCGCCCGCCGCATCCTGAGCGAGGCGCCGCCGCGCTTCGCACTCGCCGGCCATTCCATGGGCGGCTACATCGCGTTCGAGATCATGCGCCAGGCGCCCGAGCGGGTGGTCAAGCTCGCGCTGATCAACACCCAGGCGCGGCCCGATACGCCGGAGGCGACCGCGCGCCGCCGCGGCCTGATGGAACGTGCCGGGCGCGGCGAGCTTCGCGCGATCCGCGAGGAGAGCTTTCCGGAGCTGGTGCATCCGTCACGGCGCGACGATGCCGATATTCTGAAGCTGGTGCATGCGCAGGATGAGGATGTCGGCGTCGAGGGCTATCTGCGGCAGCAGACCGCGATCATCGCACGGGTGGATTCGCGCTCGACGCTTTCAGCCATCACATGCCCGACGCTGGTGCTGACGGGCGATGCCGACAACACCATCCCGAATGCGCTCTCGAAGGAGATGGCCGAGGGCATCCCCGGCGCAAGGCTCGTGATCCTCGATCGCTGCGGACACCTGCCGCAGCCGGAACAGCCGGAAGCGACGGTGCGCGCGCTCTCCGAATGGCTTGGAAGCTAGTTGTCTGAAGGCCCCGGACGGCCTAGATCAGGCGTCAAATACTCGAAGGGATCACGACCATGCTGCGCGACGACATCAACAATGCGGTCAAGGAGGCCATGAAGGCCAAGGACGAGCGCAAGCTGTCCACGCTGCGCATGGTCAATTCGACCATCAAGAACGCCGACATCGACGCGCGCGGGCAGGGCAAGCCGCCGCTCTCGGACGCCGATCTGCTCGGCGTTTTTCAGAAGATGATCAAGCAGAGGCAGGAATCGGTCGAGCTCTACGAAAAAGGTGGCCGCGCCGAGCTCGCAGCCCAGGAGCGCGAGGAGATCGCGGTGATCTCGGCATACCTGCCGAAGCAGATGGCCGAGGACGAGGTGAAGAAGGCGATTGCGGATGCGATCGCTGAGACGGGTGCCGCCGGCATGAAGGACATGGGCAAGGTGATCGCGGTGCTGCGCGCGAAGTACGCGGGGCAGATGGATTTCGGCAAGGCCAGCGGCTTGGTGAAGGCGGCGCTGTCGGGCTAGTCGTCATTCCGGAGCGACGCAAAGCGTCGAGTCCGGAATCCATCGTGCCACCGTTCTGTTGAGAAATGGATTCCGGGCTCGCGCTTCGCGCGCCCCGGAATGACAAGAAGAAACAGGGGAGGCACGATGACCGCCATCAAACCGTTCCGCGTCGCCATCAGCGACGACATCCTCGCCGACCTCAAGTCGCGTCTCGCCCGCACGCGCTGGCCGGAGGCTGAACTGGTCGACGACTGGAGCCAGGGCGCGCCGCTGAAATGGATCCAGGAAATCTGCACCTACTGGGCTGATGGCTACGACTGGCGTGCCCGCGAAGCAAAACTCAATCGCTTTGAGCAATTCACGACCGAGATCGACGGGCTCGACATCCACTTCATCCATGCGCGCTCGAAGGAGCCGTCGGCGCTGCCGCTGATCATCACCCATGGCTGGCCTGGCTCGATCGTCGAATTCCAGAAGGTGATCTCGCCGCTGGTCGATCCAGCCGCGCATGGCGGCAACCCCGCCGATGCGTTTCACGTGATCTGTCCCTCTCTGCCGGGCTTCGGCTTCTCGGCCAAGCCCAGGACCACTGGCTGGGGCGTCGACCGGATCGCTGCGGCCTGGGCGGAGCTGATGGAGCGGCTGGGTTACAAGCGCTACGGTGCGCAAGGCGGCGACTGGGGCTCGGCGGTGACGACATCGCTTGGCGCGCAGGACCCGGTCCATTGCGCCGGCATCCACATCACGCTCGCCTTCAACGCGGCGCCCAAGGTCGAGGGCGAGCCGACGGCGGAGGAGAAGCGCGCGCTCGCCGGGCTCAAGCACTATGTCGACCTCGACTCCGGCTACTCCAAGCAGCAGTCGACGCGCCCGCAGACGCTCGGCTATGGCTTGACGGATTCTCCGAGCGGGCAGGCGGCCTGGATCCTGGAAAAATTCTGGGCCTGGACCGATTGCGACGGCCACCCCGAGAACATCTTCACCCGGGACGAGCTGCTCGACAACGTCATGCTCTATTGGGCGACGGAGACGGCAACCTCCTCGGCGCGGCTCTACTGGGAAAGTTTTGGCAAGCGCCGCACCACGCCGAAGGTCAACGTGCCGACCGGTGTTGCCGTATTTCCCAAGGAGATCATCACGCCGGTGCGGCGCTGGATGGAGCCGAACTTCCCTGACATCACCCATTGGAGCGAGATGGAGAAGGGCGGCCATTTCGCCGCGTTCGAGCAGCCGGAGCTGTTCGTGCGCGATGTCAGGAAGTTCTTTGCGACGGTGCGGTGAGACGCATTCTCCGTCATGCCCGGGCTTGTCCCGGGCATCCACGCCCTTAAACTCAGGCCAAACAAGAACGTGGATGGCCGGAACAAGTCCGGCCATGACGTCGAGACCGTGGAAACGCCTGCCATGCTGACCGAAGCCGCAACCTACGACGAGCTCTATCGCAATTTCCGCTGGGACATCCCGGCGCGGTTCAACATGGCGGAGGCGTGCTGCGACCGGCATGCCGACGGCACCGGCCGGCTCGCGCTGGTCTATGTCGACGAGAACGGTGCAACCAGCCGCACCTCCTTCGACGAGGTCGCCGAAGCTTCGCAGCGCTTTGCCAATGTGCTGAAGACGGACGGGCTTGTCCGTGGCGACCGCGTCGCGGTGTTCCTGTCGCAATCGCTGGAATTGCCGGTTGCGCATATGGCGGCGTTCCGCTCCGGCCTGATCTCGATCCCGCTGTTCGCATTGTTCGGCGAGGACGCGCTGGAATTCCGCCTGTCGAACTCGCAAGCCAAAGCCATCGTTACCGACGAGGGTGGTTGGGAGAAGCTGTCCAGGATCCGCGATCGCCTGCCGGAGCTGAAGACGATCTACGTCGTCGGCGGGCGCGCGCGTTCGGGCACGACATCGTTCTGGGATGCGGTGAAGGCCGCTTCGCCCGATTTCGCGCGCGTGGACACCTCATGCGATGATCCCGCGCTGATCATCTACACCTCGGGCACGACAGGGAATCCAAAAGGCGCGCTGCATGCGCACCGCGTCGTGCTCGGCCATCTGCCCAATGTCGAGATGTGCCACAACTTCTTACCCAGGCCCGGCGATCTCATGTGGACGCCGGCGGACTGGGCCTGGATCGGCGGCCTCGTCAACGGCCTGCTCGCATTCTGGTATCACGGCATTCCTCTTGTTGGTCATCGCGCGCGAAAATTCGAGCCGCAGGCGGCGATGCAGATGATGGCCGACCTCGGCGTGCGCAACGTCTTCCTGCCGCCGACCGCGCTGAAGCTGATGCGGCAGGCCGGCGTGACGCATCCGGGCGTCAAGCTGCGCAGCATCTTCACCGGCGGTGAATCGCTCGGCGGCGAGCTGCTCGGCTGGGTGCGCGAGACCTTCGGCATCGACGCGCATGAGGTGTTCGGCCAGACCGAGTGCAACCTCGTGATCGGCAGCAACTCCAATTTGTTTCCGATCCGCCCGGGATCGATGGGCAAGGCGACGCCGGGCTTCGACGTCCGCATCGTCAACGACAAGGGCGAGGAATTGCCGCGCGGCCAGCGCGGCATCATCGGCGTGCGCCAGCCATGCCCCGTCACCATGCTGGAATACTGGCGCAATCCGGAGGCGACGGCGAAGAAATATGCCGGCGAATTCCTGCTGACCGGCGATCTCGGCGTGCAGGACGAGGACGGCTATTTCTGGTATGTCAGCCGCGAGGACGACGTCATCACCACGGCCGGCTATCGCGTCGGTCCCTCCGAGATCGAGCATACGCTGATGAAACATCCCTCGGTGGCGATGGCCGCGGTGGTCGGCATCCCCGATCCGATCCGCACCGAATCGATCAAGGCCTGGATCGTGCTGCGTTCGGGCTTTAGCGGCACCGACGCGCTGGCGCGCGAGATCCAGGAGTTCGTCAAGGTGCAGCTCGCCGCGCATGAATATCCGCGCTTCGTCGAATTCGCCGAGACTCTGCCGATGACGGCGACCGGCAAGGTGCTGCGGCGCGAGCTGCGGGCGAAGGGCTAGCTTCCGACAATGGCAAAAACGTCTCCAGCCGCGGGACTCCACCGCGCCTCGCTCGACAAGCTGCACGATCTCGATGCGGCGCTCGAGCTGATGTATTACGGCTGGCGCGGCATGACGCTGGAGGCCGATGAATACCTCGCGAAGCAGGGCCTGTCGCGTCCGCATCATCGTATCCTCTACGTGGTGGCGCGCCGGCCCGATATCGCGATCGGTTCGCTGCTCGAGGTCCTCGGCATTTCCAAGCAGGCCCTGAGCCGGCCGCTTAATCTGCTGGTGGAGCGCAAGCTCGTGACGTCGAAGCGCTCGCCCGCGCAGCATCGCTCCAAGCTGCTGCGTCTGACGGCGGCCGGGCAGCGCATCGAGCAGCGCGCATCCGACCATGAGCGCAACGTCATGCGTCAGGCGTTCGATCGCGTCGGCGCATCCGGGGCGGCGGCATGGATGGCCGTCATGGCAGCAATCGCCGACCAAAATTGACGAATCTCAAGTCAACATAGTTGACATGACGGGCTGGCTTTGCCATTTTCCCCGGCGACAAGCGTGGAGAGGCCGCGTCATGAGTGGACAGGCAATGAATCGGGCGGCGGCCGGACCCTTCGTCGCGGCCTGGTGCGCGAGCTGGTGCAAGGTCGACATCGACGCCGTCGTCGCCCACCTTGCCGACGATGCGCAGATGCGTAGTCCCCTGGCGCTGACGCTCACCGGCTCGCCGGTCGTGAGCGGTGCCGGGAACATCCGCGCCTACTGGCAGAAGGCCTACGGCCACATCGAAAGCGCGGACCTGAAGATATTGAGCTGGAGCTGGGACGACACCATTGCGCGCCTGACGGTGTGGTGGCAGCTGGGCGACACCCGCGCCAGCGAGTTCATGGATTTCGACGAAACGGGGCGCGTCGCGCGCAGTGAAGCCTTCTACGGAAAATAGCCATGCGCCTGTCGGATATCGTCCTGCTCCTCAACGCGCTGTGGTTCGGCGGCGCCTTCGTCCAGTTCAGCATTGCGCAAGCCAACACGCTGAAGATCCTGCTGCCGCGGGAAGAGCGCAGCAATCCGATCGCGCCGACCCTGGCGGCGAGCGTGGCGTTCCTGGGCGGGATGAACCTGCCGATCGGGCTGTTGTCGTTCTACCTTCTGGCCGCGCGTCCGCTCTTCTTCCAGCCGGTCGAGGCGCAGCTCGCGCTGTTCCTGTTCTTCTCCGCCTGCCATTTCAGCCAGTTCGCCTATAATCTTCCGGTGCTGATGCGTGGCGGACGCGTTGGCGTCGCTTACTGGCCGGTGCTGAAGGGCCCGATGCTCAGGATCTTCGTCATCGACGCGGGACTGTTCGCGGCCAATCTCGCGGTGGCGCTCCGTCTCGCGATGGCGTCCTGAAAAGGAGCGAATGCTGCTGAATTGAATTCGGCGCTGGCCGCGAACCCGGATCACCTCTCCCCGCTGGGAAAGGCGAATTATCGCGACGGCTCCGAGAGCGCGGCCCTCAGCATCGCGGCAAGCTCCTGACGCTTGAACGGCTTGGTCAGAATGCGGGCGTTGATTCCGTCCGGCGTCTTGACGGGATCCTGGCTGTAGCCGGAGGTGAAGAGCACCTTGAGATCAGGCCGAAGC encodes the following:
- a CDS encoding epoxide hydrolase family protein, which translates into the protein MTAIKPFRVAISDDILADLKSRLARTRWPEAELVDDWSQGAPLKWIQEICTYWADGYDWRAREAKLNRFEQFTTEIDGLDIHFIHARSKEPSALPLIITHGWPGSIVEFQKVISPLVDPAAHGGNPADAFHVICPSLPGFGFSAKPRTTGWGVDRIAAAWAELMERLGYKRYGAQGGDWGSAVTTSLGAQDPVHCAGIHITLAFNAAPKVEGEPTAEEKRALAGLKHYVDLDSGYSKQQSTRPQTLGYGLTDSPSGQAAWILEKFWAWTDCDGHPENIFTRDELLDNVMLYWATETATSSARLYWESFGKRRTTPKVNVPTGVAVFPKEIITPVRRWMEPNFPDITHWSEMEKGGHFAAFEQPELFVRDVRKFFATVR
- the carA gene encoding glutamine-hydrolyzing carbamoyl-phosphate synthase small subunit; this translates as MTQHDNDTAWPDHKPTALLVLADGTVLEGFGLGAEGHAVGEVCFNTAMTGYEEILTDPSYAGQLITFTFPHIGNVGTNEEDIETVNMAATPGARGVILRTAITDPSNYRATKHLDAWLKARGIIGLSGIDTRALTALIRSKGMPNAVIAHARNGEFDLHGLKEEAREWPGLEGMDLVPMVTSGQRFSWDETPWVWDKGFGRQDKAEFNVVAIDYGIKRNILRLLAGVGCKVTVVPATTSSEDILAMKPDGVFLSNGPGDPAATGKYAVPVIQDVIKSGTPTFGICLGHQMLGLAVGAKTKKMHQGHHGANHPVKDETTGKVEITSMNHGFAVDETTLPKGATQTHISLFDGSNCGIQLDGKPVFSVQYHPEASPGPRDSHYLFQRFADLMRQKKSA
- a CDS encoding acyl-CoA synthetase, with protein sequence MLTEAATYDELYRNFRWDIPARFNMAEACCDRHADGTGRLALVYVDENGATSRTSFDEVAEASQRFANVLKTDGLVRGDRVAVFLSQSLELPVAHMAAFRSGLISIPLFALFGEDALEFRLSNSQAKAIVTDEGGWEKLSRIRDRLPELKTIYVVGGRARSGTTSFWDAVKAASPDFARVDTSCDDPALIIYTSGTTGNPKGALHAHRVVLGHLPNVEMCHNFLPRPGDLMWTPADWAWIGGLVNGLLAFWYHGIPLVGHRARKFEPQAAMQMMADLGVRNVFLPPTALKLMRQAGVTHPGVKLRSIFTGGESLGGELLGWVRETFGIDAHEVFGQTECNLVIGSNSNLFPIRPGSMGKATPGFDVRIVNDKGEELPRGQRGIIGVRQPCPVTMLEYWRNPEATAKKYAGEFLLTGDLGVQDEDGYFWYVSREDDVITTAGYRVGPSEIEHTLMKHPSVAMAAVVGIPDPIRTESIKAWIVLRSGFSGTDALAREIQEFVKVQLAAHEYPRFVEFAETLPMTATGKVLRRELRAKG
- a CDS encoding Dps family protein — protein: MSKTSNKISPDLDTPTDLSPDGVKKVSEALNVLLADAFALYLKTKNFHWHVSGRHFRDYHLLLDEQSDQIFATTDQLAERVRKIGGTTLKSIGQVAKLQTIKDNNEDYVPPREMLRELMQDNKHVAAAMRKAHDVCDKAEDVASASLLENFIDETERRTWFLFEATRQEGGNEA
- a CDS encoding ArsR/SmtB family transcription factor — protein: MSRTPLHPTREQIELPMVLDCLSDPIRLAIVCQLAQQERVSSELCCGDFYSLAGKSNLAYHFAKLRECGLMLTRVAGTNRFMRLRREDLDARFPGLLDAVIKSASKDSERLLLSTEGEVIEAG
- a CDS encoding alpha/beta fold hydrolase; its protein translation is MDRTTPIVLVPGLASSARIYAQMIPALWRFGPVMVANHIRDDSMAAIARRILSEAPPRFALAGHSMGGYIAFEIMRQAPERVVKLALINTQARPDTPEATARRRGLMERAGRGELRAIREESFPELVHPSRRDDADILKLVHAQDEDVGVEGYLRQQTAIIARVDSRSTLSAITCPTLVLTGDADNTIPNALSKEMAEGIPGARLVILDRCGHLPQPEQPEATVRALSEWLGS
- a CDS encoding MarR family winged helix-turn-helix transcriptional regulator encodes the protein MAKTSPAAGLHRASLDKLHDLDAALELMYYGWRGMTLEADEYLAKQGLSRPHHRILYVVARRPDIAIGSLLEVLGISKQALSRPLNLLVERKLVTSKRSPAQHRSKLLRLTAAGQRIEQRASDHERNVMRQAFDRVGASGAAAWMAVMAAIADQN
- a CDS encoding GatB/YqeY domain-containing protein, whose amino-acid sequence is MLRDDINNAVKEAMKAKDERKLSTLRMVNSTIKNADIDARGQGKPPLSDADLLGVFQKMIKQRQESVELYEKGGRAELAAQEREEIAVISAYLPKQMAEDEVKKAIADAIAETGAAGMKDMGKVIAVLRAKYAGQMDFGKASGLVKAALSG
- a CDS encoding class I SAM-dependent methyltransferase; protein product: MDDWIDYYDSTHTIYVSKLHRDLHFQIIARDIIGYISSPEATVLDYACGEALSASQVASACDKLILAEPAPGVRGRLIARFAPNTKIRVRSLDDVRKMQDQSIDLVVMNSVAQYMAPDELDAALRNIRRLLTPSGKLVLGDILQPNVGMFRDVMALLGFGLRHGFLKDALVGLISTALSDYRHLRTRIGLQRYSEEEITARLKAAGFAVQRAHTNIGHNRWRMTFIARPPLVR